From the Coleofasciculus sp. FACHB-1120 genome, one window contains:
- a CDS encoding response regulator, whose protein sequence is MTAQPMKISAFASKLTALKQARFSGRLFLKGTLGQEWTLYFYLGRILYATGGTHPVRRWQRHLGAHCSNVNLNQLHLNLPSNISETSSEVSKNHREYYLLCLWLKQQQITREQVVKIIQGIVLEVLFDISQEIPKALQIKQENPLAPQLLLIDAEQAIAKTQEIWQAWKIAKISDLLPNRAPSIKQPEQLQQKTSPTVYKSLTLLLNGQRTLRDIAVQTKRNVAEVARSLLPYIETGLVELNDIPDLADPVAQASSELPVKNSPASSGKTPAQVAARKPLIACVDDSPLVCKNMEKILTSAGYQFLAVSDSMRAIATLLNRKPHIIFLDLVMPNTNGYEICTQLRKVSAFRDTPIIILTGNDGIIDRVRAKVVGASDFMGKPVDAEKVLAITNKYLKHLKNSSLVVS, encoded by the coding sequence ATGACAGCCCAACCTATGAAGATTAGTGCTTTTGCTAGCAAGCTGACTGCTTTGAAGCAAGCTCGCTTTAGTGGGCGGCTGTTCCTGAAAGGTACCTTGGGGCAAGAGTGGACTCTTTATTTCTACCTGGGTCGAATTTTGTACGCGACTGGAGGAACTCATCCAGTTAGAAGGTGGCAAAGACATTTAGGAGCTCATTGTTCTAATGTTAATCTAAATCAACTTCATTTAAACTTGCCAAGTAATATTTCTGAAACATCTTCAGAGGTTAGCAAGAATCATCGGGAATATTATTTGCTATGTTTATGGTTAAAGCAGCAACAAATTACCCGCGAACAAGTTGTCAAAATTATTCAAGGCATTGTTCTTGAAGTATTGTTTGATATTAGTCAAGAGATACCGAAGGCGTTACAAATCAAGCAAGAAAACCCTTTGGCTCCCCAGTTATTATTGATTGATGCCGAACAAGCGATCGCTAAAACTCAGGAAATTTGGCAAGCCTGGAAAATCGCCAAAATTTCCGATCTGCTTCCCAATCGAGCGCCGTCAATCAAGCAACCAGAACAACTCCAGCAAAAAACATCGCCTACCGTTTATAAATCTCTGACATTGTTATTAAACGGGCAAAGAACCCTGCGGGATATAGCAGTTCAAACTAAGCGCAATGTTGCGGAAGTAGCCCGTTCCCTATTGCCTTACATTGAAACTGGATTAGTAGAGTTAAATGATATTCCAGATTTAGCAGATCCAGTTGCTCAGGCTTCTTCAGAATTACCTGTTAAAAATTCCCCGGCTTCTTCAGGCAAAACACCCGCTCAAGTGGCGGCTCGGAAACCGTTGATTGCTTGTGTGGATGACAGCCCATTGGTTTGCAAAAACATGGAAAAGATCCTTACATCAGCCGGGTATCAATTTTTAGCAGTCTCAGATTCGATGCGAGCGATCGCTACTTTATTAAATCGCAAACCTCATATCATCTTTTTAGACCTGGTAATGCCTAATACGAACGGCTATGAAATTTGTACCCAATTGCGTAAAGTTTCCGCTTTCCGAGACACCCCGATTATTATCTTGACGGGAAATGACGGTATCATTGACCGAGTCCGAGCTAAGGTTGTCGGAGCTTCAGATTTCATGGGGAAACCCGTCGATGCGGAAAAGGTGCTAGCGATAACAAACAAGTACCTCAAGCACCTCAAAAACAGTTCCCTCGTAGTTAGTTGA
- a CDS encoding response regulator, which yields MHTALIVEDTLTERETFASCLRRGGLNVLTANTGEEALEKISTHKPDVIILDVVLPGRSGFELCRELKADAETSKIPVVMCSTKSTDMDKFWGMKQGADAYIPKPVDQEELLRTVNQLIKG from the coding sequence ATGCATACTGCTTTAATCGTTGAAGATACCCTAACTGAAAGGGAAACTTTTGCTAGCTGTTTGCGACGAGGTGGCTTAAATGTTTTAACAGCGAATACTGGAGAAGAAGCCTTAGAAAAAATCAGTACCCATAAACCCGATGTAATCATCCTAGACGTTGTATTGCCCGGTCGTAGCGGCTTTGAACTCTGCCGCGAACTCAAAGCAGATGCAGAAACCAGCAAAATTCCAGTCGTGATGTGTTCCACTAAAAGCACCGACATGGATAAATTTTGGGGCATGAAACAAGGAGCAGATGCCTACATTCCAAAACCAGTCGATCAAGAGGAACTGCTGCGTACTGTTAATCAATTAATTAAAGGTTAG
- a CDS encoding chemotaxis protein CheW, with protein sequence MESEFLSGNKTLIGQLETPKAEHKAAVGEQFLRFHLFPDITALFPMHQMTEVLTIPVGQIVPIPHMPAWVMGVYNWRGEILWIADLGHLVGLTPLYLQAINRSTYTVIVIHGEQQILGKQQTGSQITGKKMLGLVVNRVEDIESCDPDLIQSPPQSSITPELVPFLRGYWLKSNGEILVVLEGESIMAGMPKPEV encoded by the coding sequence ATGGAATCTGAATTTTTGTCTGGGAACAAAACCTTAATTGGGCAATTGGAAACCCCAAAGGCAGAGCATAAAGCAGCCGTGGGAGAGCAATTTTTGCGGTTTCATCTTTTTCCGGACATTACCGCACTATTCCCCATGCATCAAATGACAGAGGTGCTGACAATTCCAGTTGGTCAGATTGTCCCCATTCCTCATATGCCAGCTTGGGTGATGGGAGTTTATAACTGGCGCGGTGAGATTTTATGGATTGCGGATCTCGGTCATTTGGTAGGGTTGACTCCCTTATATTTACAGGCAATTAACCGATCAACCTACACAGTCATTGTGATTCATGGGGAACAGCAAATCCTTGGCAAACAGCAAACTGGTAGCCAAATTACAGGAAAAAAGATGCTGGGATTGGTAGTGAATCGAGTTGAAGACATCGAAAGCTGCGATCCAGATTTAATTCAATCTCCTCCACAATCATCTATCACCCCGGAATTGGTGCCATTTTTGCGGGGATATTGGCTGAAATCAAATGGTGAAATACTGGTGGTTCTAGAGGGAGAATCCATCATGGCTGGAATGCCTAAGCCAGAAGTTTGA
- a CDS encoding GAF domain-containing protein, with product MKTPSDPQSDPTKANIKRRLRGRKTGVSHQPPPLKLIPNQQDLDGSQNLEQKVDNKGKEQLETTEQGNLKPPSPQLNVPKSRTLRSQLLRTILPVVLAPLAIAGIVSWGMTNYQASGRTETKLWNDAMLSSNLAGVKVKNALISSSLAENSLTIDIARAANFDELAVPLEHVGLSNTEKIQILAPASKAVISTITSNGAIAQKEVLGGEPILQTATALLAELEVQKANFGENATLGKKPSYVATTGQLQGLTIIPYVHKEGQLVLSTSFDRDGRKYSLAAVPGIDLVSVTSIDLSEIAAAGNEHGLIFVLIFLSLGALGAGIVVSLARRWSAPLKELTGTSEQVAAGNLDAYVEPRGTTETQTLAVSFNNLVARVKDLLSKQEVEGKRLQLCADIATSARESLDIHEVFKKAVQGTQQILNAERVFIYRFNPDWSGYVVAEAVASGLPTCMKIKVADTYFTSSKVGVELYRKGRVFVIDDIYKANLTHCHIELYERLKIKANVITPLISGDKLLGLMCTQQCSTPRNWQQSEVDFCTQVSTQLGLAIDRIGYLQKREVEAKQQEVEAKRLQLCADIATSARESLDIKEIFDKAVQGTQQVLKAERVFLYRFNPDWSGDVVAESIAPGWPSCLKMTVTDTYFTDSPVGVERYRNGRVFVINDIYKANLTGCHIELYERLKIKANVITPIVSGDKLLGLLCTQQCSNSRNWQQYEVDFCSQLSTQVGLALDRISFLEQKEGEAKQQEVEAKRIQLCADIATSARESLDVKEVFEKAVVGAQQILNAERVFLYRFNPDWSGDVVAESVMPGWPSCLKMTVTDTYFTDSNVGVERYRNGRVFVINDIYQSGLTYCHVELYERLRIRANVITPIVSGDKLLGLLCTQQCSNPRIWQQYEVDFCSQLSTQVGLALDRISFLEQKETEAKQQEVEAKRIQLCADIATSARESLDVKEVFEKAVVGAQQILNAERVFLYRFNPDWSGDVVAEAVTTGLPSCLKMTVTDTYFTDSNVGVEKYRKGRVFVINDIYQANLTGCHIELYERLKIKANVITPIVSGDKLLGLMCTQHCSNPRIWQQYEVDFCSQLSTQIGLALDRISFLKQKEAEAKQREVEANLTQLFADIANSARESLDVKEVFEKAVIGAQQILNAERVFLYRFNPDWSGNVVAEAVTPGLPTCMNMKVADSYFTDSDAGVELYRQGRVFVIDDIYQANLAPCHVELYERLKIKANVITPIVSGDKLLGLMCTQQCSTPRTWQQSEVAICTQLSTQVGLAIDRISYLEQKEAQATRSQLLSMITLRIRETLKLEDILNTAVQEVRRAFKTDRLIVYRFDANWDGTVIAESVGTGWMPTQGVKVEDTCLKETQGGSYNKGRIRAIDDIYQAGLNECHVKMLERFQVKANLVVPIVVDNELFGLMIAHQCSGTRIWQKGEIDLFTQLTTQVGIALNQATLLEQIQTLLAAQEEATRQQSANAEQQRSAKEALQKRAMELLLEVDPVSKGDLTIRAQVTEDEIGTIADSYNATIGSLRKIVSQVQTAAKQVAATTSTNEVSVQELSAEALRQSEEILVALDRIQEMSTSIRAVAANAEQAEAAVQQATQIVKEGDAAMNRTVDGILAIRETVAETSKKVKRLGESSQKISKVVNLIGTFAAQTNLLALNASIEAARAGEEGRGFAVVADEVRSLARQSAAATAEIEKLVAGIQAETNEVVAAMEAGTEQVVTGTKLVDETRQSLNKITTASAQISALVEAIAQAAIVQSKASDAVTKTMTDVAAIATKTSTGATDVSASFKELLALAQELQANVGRFKVS from the coding sequence ATGAAGACACCTTCTGATCCTCAATCCGATCCAACAAAAGCCAATATTAAGCGTCGCCTCAGGGGTCGCAAGACAGGTGTGAGCCATCAACCCCCTCCTCTGAAGCTCATTCCGAACCAACAAGATTTAGACGGCTCTCAGAATCTTGAGCAAAAGGTAGACAACAAGGGTAAAGAGCAACTAGAGACAACAGAGCAAGGCAACCTTAAGCCTCCGTCGCCACAACTGAATGTACCCAAAAGCCGCACGCTCCGCAGCCAATTGTTGCGGACAATCTTACCTGTGGTACTAGCACCGCTAGCGATCGCAGGTATTGTCAGCTGGGGGATGACGAATTATCAAGCATCTGGGCGCACCGAGACGAAATTATGGAATGACGCAATGCTATCCTCCAACTTGGCTGGCGTAAAGGTCAAGAATGCGTTGATTTCGTCGTCTTTGGCAGAAAATTCCTTAACGATTGATATTGCGCGTGCTGCTAACTTTGACGAACTAGCAGTGCCGTTGGAGCATGTGGGACTGAGTAACACAGAAAAAATTCAAATTTTGGCTCCAGCAAGCAAAGCCGTTATTAGTACCATTACATCTAATGGAGCGATCGCTCAGAAAGAAGTATTGGGTGGCGAACCGATTTTACAAACAGCTACCGCTCTGTTAGCCGAACTAGAAGTACAAAAGGCTAATTTTGGGGAAAACGCCACCCTAGGGAAAAAGCCAAGCTACGTTGCCACTACAGGTCAACTTCAGGGACTGACCATTATCCCTTACGTTCACAAAGAGGGACAATTAGTTCTGAGTACCTCCTTCGATCGGGACGGCAGAAAGTATAGCCTTGCCGCAGTTCCCGGTATCGATTTGGTCAGTGTTACTTCAATCGATCTTTCGGAAATTGCTGCCGCTGGAAACGAGCATGGACTAATTTTTGTCCTAATTTTTCTTTCCTTGGGAGCCTTAGGTGCAGGCATTGTGGTGAGTTTAGCACGCCGCTGGTCAGCGCCTTTGAAAGAGTTGACGGGGACATCAGAGCAGGTTGCTGCCGGAAATTTGGATGCCTACGTTGAACCTCGCGGTACTACTGAAACCCAAACTCTAGCTGTTAGCTTCAATAACTTGGTGGCACGAGTTAAAGACTTATTAAGCAAGCAAGAAGTTGAAGGTAAGCGATTACAACTGTGTGCGGATATTGCAACCAGTGCCAGAGAATCTCTAGATATTCACGAAGTATTCAAGAAAGCAGTTCAAGGCACGCAACAAATCCTGAACGCAGAACGAGTATTCATCTATCGCTTCAATCCTGACTGGAGTGGCTATGTTGTTGCCGAAGCCGTAGCGTCCGGATTGCCGACCTGCATGAAAATCAAGGTGGCTGATACTTACTTCACCTCTTCAAAGGTGGGAGTAGAACTCTATCGGAAGGGTCGTGTATTTGTCATTGATGACATCTACAAAGCCAATCTCACCCATTGCCACATTGAATTGTACGAGCGATTAAAAATAAAAGCCAATGTAATTACCCCACTGATTAGCGGCGACAAACTACTTGGCTTGATGTGTACGCAACAGTGTTCAACTCCCCGAAATTGGCAGCAGTCTGAAGTTGATTTCTGCACCCAAGTTTCCACTCAATTAGGCTTAGCGATAGACCGGATCGGCTATTTGCAAAAGCGGGAAGTTGAAGCTAAACAACAAGAAGTTGAAGCCAAGCGATTACAGTTGTGTGCCGATATCGCCACCAGCGCTAGAGAATCGTTAGATATCAAAGAAATTTTCGATAAAGCTGTTCAAGGAACTCAACAAGTCCTGAAAGCCGAACGGGTGTTTTTGTATCGCTTCAATCCGGATTGGAGTGGAGATGTCGTCGCAGAATCAATTGCACCAGGTTGGCCTTCCTGCTTGAAAATGACCGTCACAGATACCTACTTCACCGACTCTCCAGTGGGGGTAGAACGATATCGCAATGGTCGTGTGTTTGTCATCAATGACATCTACAAAGCTAATCTTACAGGTTGTCACATTGAGCTGTATGAGCGATTAAAAATCAAAGCCAATGTGATCACCCCGATTGTCAGCGGTGATAAACTGTTGGGCTTACTGTGTACGCAGCAGTGTTCAAATTCTCGGAATTGGCAGCAGTATGAAGTTGATTTTTGTTCGCAGTTGTCTACTCAAGTCGGTTTAGCTCTAGATCGAATCAGTTTCTTAGAACAGAAAGAAGGTGAAGCAAAACAGCAAGAAGTTGAAGCAAAACGCATTCAATTGTGTGCCGATATTGCTACTAGCGCTCGTGAATCTCTCGATGTCAAAGAAGTATTTGAGAAAGCCGTTGTTGGCGCTCAACAAATTCTGAATGCAGAACGAGTGTTTTTGTATCGCTTCAACCCAGATTGGAGTGGGGATGTAGTTGCCGAATCAGTGATGCCGGGTTGGCCTTCCTGCCTGAAAATGACCGTGACCGATACTTACTTCACTGACTCGAATGTGGGTGTAGAAAGATATCGCAATGGTCGTGTCTTTGTCATCAATGATATTTACCAATCTGGGTTGACTTATTGTCATGTTGAGTTGTATGAGCGATTAAGAATTAGAGCCAATGTGATTACCCCGATTGTCAGCGGTGATAAATTACTCGGCTTACTGTGTACGCAACAATGTTCAAATCCTCGGATATGGCAACAGTATGAAGTAGACTTTTGCTCGCAGTTGTCCACTCAAGTCGGCTTAGCTCTAGACCGAATCAGTTTCCTAGAACAGAAAGAAACTGAAGCAAAACAGCAAGAAGTTGAAGCTAAGCGCATTCAACTGTGTGCCGATATTGCTACTAGCGCTCGTGAATCGCTAGATGTCAAGGAAGTATTTGAAAAAGCGGTTGTTGGCGCTCAACAAATCCTGAATGCGGAACGGGTGTTTTTGTATCGCTTTAACCCGGATTGGAGTGGAGATGTTGTTGCGGAAGCGGTGACGACCGGCTTGCCTTCGTGCCTGAAAATGACCGTGACCGATACTTACTTCACCGACTCGAATGTGGGTGTAGAAAAGTATCGTAAAGGTCGTGTATTTGTCATTAATGACATCTATCAAGCCAATCTTACAGGTTGTCACATTGAGTTGTACGAGCGATTAAAAATCAAAGCCAATGTAATCACCCCGATTGTCAGCGGTGATAAACTACTGGGCTTGATGTGTACGCAGCACTGTTCAAATCCTCGGATTTGGCAGCAGTATGAAGTCGATTTTTGCTCGCAGTTGTCTACTCAAATCGGCTTGGCTTTAGACCGAATCAGTTTCCTCAAACAGAAGGAAGCGGAAGCAAAACAGCGAGAAGTCGAAGCCAATTTGACACAACTGTTTGCAGACATTGCCAACAGCGCTCGTGAATCTCTCGATGTCAAAGAGGTTTTCGAGAAAGCAGTGATTGGCGCTCAACAAATCCTAAATGCAGAACGGGTGTTTTTGTATCGCTTTAACCCGGACTGGAGTGGGAATGTTGTTGCGGAAGCCGTGACGCCCGGATTACCGACCTGCATGAACATGAAAGTAGCTGATAGCTATTTCACCGACTCAGACGCGGGGGTAGAGTTGTACCGCCAAGGTCGCGTGTTTGTTATTGATGATATCTATCAAGCGAATCTCGCCCCTTGTCACGTTGAGTTGTACGAGCGATTAAAAATCAAAGCCAATGTGATCACCCCGATTGTTAGCGGTGACAAACTACTGGGCTTAATGTGTACCCAGCAATGTTCAACCCCTCGGACTTGGCAGCAGTCTGAAGTCGCTATCTGCACGCAGTTGTCCACTCAAGTTGGTTTAGCGATAGACCGCATCAGCTATCTGGAACAGAAAGAAGCTCAAGCCACGCGATCGCAACTTTTGTCGATGATTACCCTCCGGATTCGGGAAACTCTGAAGCTGGAAGACATTCTTAATACAGCAGTCCAAGAGGTGCGACGCGCATTTAAAACAGATCGCTTGATCGTCTATCGCTTCGATGCGAACTGGGATGGGACGGTAATTGCAGAATCTGTAGGGACGGGTTGGATGCCCACTCAAGGAGTCAAAGTTGAAGATACCTGCTTGAAAGAGACGCAGGGGGGAAGCTACAACAAAGGGCGCATTCGTGCGATTGACGATATTTATCAAGCGGGTCTGAACGAGTGTCACGTTAAAATGTTGGAGCGCTTTCAAGTCAAAGCTAACTTGGTCGTGCCCATCGTGGTAGATAACGAGCTATTCGGCTTGATGATTGCTCATCAATGTTCGGGGACTCGCATTTGGCAGAAGGGTGAAATCGATTTGTTCACCCAGTTGACAACTCAAGTAGGTATTGCCCTCAACCAAGCGACGCTGCTGGAACAGATTCAAACTTTGCTAGCGGCGCAAGAGGAAGCAACCCGCCAACAATCTGCAAATGCCGAACAGCAAAGGTCAGCCAAGGAAGCCCTGCAAAAACGAGCGATGGAACTGCTGCTGGAAGTCGATCCCGTCAGTAAAGGAGACCTGACCATTCGGGCGCAAGTGACTGAAGATGAAATCGGCACGATTGCTGACTCCTACAATGCCACGATCGGTAGCTTGCGGAAAATTGTTAGCCAGGTGCAAACTGCCGCCAAACAAGTGGCAGCAACCACCAGCACCAATGAAGTTTCTGTCCAAGAGTTATCGGCAGAAGCTTTACGGCAATCGGAGGAAATTTTAGTGGCTCTGGATCGAATTCAGGAAATGTCCACCTCAATTCGAGCGGTTGCTGCCAATGCCGAACAAGCGGAAGCTGCGGTTCAACAAGCGACGCAGATTGTGAAGGAGGGTGACGCTGCCATGAACCGCACGGTGGACGGGATTCTAGCAATCCGGGAAACTGTTGCAGAAACCTCCAAAAAAGTCAAGCGCTTGGGCGAATCTTCGCAAAAGATTTCCAAGGTGGTAAACCTGATTGGCACCTTTGCCGCTCAAACGAACTTGTTGGCGCTGAATGCTTCAATTGAGGCGGCACGCGCTGGGGAAGAGGGTCGAGGCTTCGCCGTCGTTGCGGATGAAGTGCGATCGCTAGCGCGGCAATCGGCAGCAGCAACGGCGGAAATTGAAAAGTTGGTTGCAGGCATTCAAGCAGAAACCAATGAGGTGGTAGCGGCGATGGAAGCAGGCACCGAGCAGGTTGTTACAGGAACGAAACTGGTGGATGAAACCCGCCAAAGCCTGAACAAAATTACGACTGCCAGCGCCCAGATCAGCGCCTTGGTGGAAGCGATCGCCCAAGCGGCTATCGTGCAATCCAAAGCTTCCGATGCAGTCACCAAAACCATGACCGATGTGGCAGCGATCGCCACTAAAACCTCAACGGGAGCCACCGATGTATCGGCATCCTTTAAGGAATTGCTAGCGTTGGCGCAAGAACTGCAAGCAAACGTGGGTCGATTTAAAGTTAGCTAA